One stretch of Commensalibacter melissae DNA includes these proteins:
- a CDS encoding O-acetylhomoserine aminocarboxypropyltransferase: MSKNTNFETLAIHAGATPDPVTGARITPIYQTTAYVFKDVDQAANRFALTDAGNIYGRITNPTQSVLEERVTALEGGSAALATASGHAAEFLTFHTLMEAGDNFIAARQLYGGSINQFTQSFKSFDWHVRFADIDDLSTFEKAIDGRTKAIFIESFANPGGIIVDIEAIAKIAYANHIPLIVDNTMATPYLVRPFAHGADIVIHSLTKFMGGHGNSMGGIIVDGGKFDWKKDNKYKKITEPRHDYAELVIADAAGSSAFAIAARVLGMRDFGPTISPFNAFLILTGIETLPLRMQRHCDNANVVAHYLANHEKVAWVSYAGLPDNKYNDLQKKYAPKGAGSVFTFGIKGGYDSAVRFVSSLKMFSLLANIGDTRSLVIHPASTTHRQLSYEQKIAAGAGPDVIRLSIGIENVNDIIQDLEQALALS, from the coding sequence ATGAGTAAAAACACCAATTTTGAAACCTTGGCTATTCATGCGGGGGCAACACCTGATCCAGTAACAGGGGCAAGAATAACACCGATTTATCAGACTACAGCTTATGTTTTTAAAGATGTTGATCAGGCAGCCAATCGCTTTGCCTTGACAGATGCGGGAAATATTTATGGTCGGATTACGAACCCAACCCAGTCTGTATTGGAAGAACGGGTGACAGCACTGGAGGGAGGAAGTGCAGCATTGGCAACTGCTTCTGGACATGCTGCAGAGTTTTTAACCTTTCATACCCTGATGGAGGCAGGGGATAATTTCATCGCCGCTCGTCAATTATATGGTGGTTCAATTAACCAGTTTACTCAGTCTTTCAAATCATTTGACTGGCATGTTCGTTTTGCTGATATTGACGATTTATCCACTTTTGAAAAAGCAATTGATGGTCGGACAAAGGCGATTTTTATTGAAAGCTTTGCAAACCCTGGTGGTATAATTGTTGATATAGAGGCCATTGCAAAAATTGCTTATGCCAATCATATCCCTTTGATTGTGGATAACACCATGGCGACGCCTTATCTGGTTCGCCCTTTTGCACATGGTGCTGATATCGTGATTCATTCCCTGACTAAATTTATGGGGGGACATGGAAATTCGATGGGCGGCATTATTGTTGATGGTGGTAAATTTGATTGGAAAAAAGATAACAAATATAAAAAAATTACAGAGCCACGACATGATTATGCAGAGTTGGTTATTGCGGATGCGGCAGGTTCATCGGCTTTTGCAATTGCTGCGCGTGTATTGGGTATGCGTGATTTTGGTCCAACAATTTCTCCTTTTAATGCATTTTTGATCTTAACGGGAATTGAAACCTTACCTTTGCGTATGCAGCGTCATTGTGACAATGCAAATGTGGTAGCTCATTATCTGGCTAATCATGAAAAGGTTGCGTGGGTTTCGTATGCTGGATTGCCTGATAATAAATATAATGATTTGCAGAAGAAATATGCGCCTAAAGGGGCTGGATCAGTATTTACCTTTGGAATAAAAGGAGGATATGATTCAGCTGTTCGGTTTGTCTCTTCGTTAAAAATGTTTTCTTTATTGGCTAATATTGGAGACACGCGTTCCTTAGTTATTCATCCTGCATCGACTACACATCGTCAATTAAGTTATGAACAAAAAATTGCTGCAGGAGCGGGACCCGATGTGATTCGTCTATCGATTGGTATCGAAAATGTAAATGATATTATTCAGGATCTTGAACAGGCCTTGGCACTAAGTTAA
- a CDS encoding VOC family protein: MINSIDHIVLTTYRLDACIHFYTQVLQFSLQHFGQDRIAFKFGNQKINVHEYGKEIEPKAHLPVPGSLDICFVTQEKPATILAHLQKYGIKPLEGPVNRTGAQGSIESIYLRDPDLNLIEIARYIENP, translated from the coding sequence ATGATTAATTCCATTGATCATATTGTGCTGACAACATACAGGCTTGATGCGTGTATCCATTTTTACACTCAGGTTTTACAATTTTCCCTGCAACATTTTGGACAAGATCGAATAGCTTTTAAATTCGGCAATCAAAAAATCAATGTTCATGAATATGGTAAGGAAATTGAACCAAAAGCACATTTACCCGTACCAGGCTCTTTAGATATCTGTTTTGTTACTCAAGAAAAACCAGCAACAATTCTAGCTCATTTACAAAAATATGGAATTAAACCGCTTGAGGGTCCTGTCAACCGAACAGGGGCACAGGGATCCATTGAATCCATTTATCTACGTGACCCTGATCTGAATTTAATCGAGATTGCACGATATATTGAAAACCCCTGA